A genome region from Alkalimarinus coralli includes the following:
- a CDS encoding general secretion pathway protein GspB gives MSYILDALKKSEEERHQGQVPNLGSNSTLIHSSRSKAVVWPWVIGILLAINIFVVAYWFLTNKPTHGDVKSEYVEEQVDQAFKPINYPDSSSHPQMTGRPLSLREQVQTESSEVSTGLAKQVVQSNDQSAVSIQSSNSADAAENKQPASAASEKRVEPKRIALDSTVLDNTIPTSVVSENRHASIEESAIADVQLKEEAPLLITPKGKSRPYTGPGYQPLAQNDGGQLIKPQTEINASKQKNVEEISEIESTDIMHITDKPHSFQLQIPDMAFNSHIFTNEPSSRRVMINNIYLREGQSFSGMKVEQITEEGIILSLEGESFKIGVLRDWYSPR, from the coding sequence ATGTCATATATATTAGACGCGCTTAAGAAGTCTGAAGAAGAAAGGCATCAGGGCCAGGTTCCTAATCTAGGGAGTAACTCTACTCTGATCCATAGCTCAAGATCTAAGGCAGTCGTTTGGCCGTGGGTTATTGGTATACTGCTAGCCATTAATATATTTGTTGTGGCGTATTGGTTTTTGACCAATAAGCCAACGCATGGTGACGTAAAGTCTGAATATGTGGAAGAGCAAGTCGACCAAGCGTTTAAGCCGATCAATTATCCAGACAGCTCAAGCCATCCCCAAATGACTGGGAGGCCTTTAAGCCTTCGGGAGCAGGTCCAAACCGAGTCGTCAGAGGTTTCAACGGGATTGGCCAAGCAGGTGGTTCAAAGCAATGATCAAAGCGCTGTATCTATTCAGAGCAGTAACTCAGCAGATGCTGCCGAAAACAAGCAGCCGGCTTCGGCAGCATCAGAGAAGAGGGTAGAGCCTAAGCGCATAGCCCTTGATAGCACAGTCCTTGATAACACAATCCCGACGAGTGTTGTTTCTGAAAATCGCCATGCTTCCATCGAAGAGTCCGCGATTGCTGATGTACAGCTGAAAGAAGAAGCTCCGCTACTGATAACGCCAAAAGGAAAGTCTCGACCTTATACCGGCCCTGGCTACCAGCCGTTAGCACAAAATGATGGGGGGCAGCTTATTAAACCTCAAACTGAGATAAATGCTTCGAAACAAAAAAACGTTGAGGAAATAAGCGAAATAGAGAGCACTGATATCATGCATATCACGGATAAGCCACACTCGTTTCAGCTCCAGATACCCGACATGGCTTTTAATAGCCACATTTTTACAAATGAACCCAGCTCTCGACGGGTGATGATTAACAATATTTACTTGAGGGAAGGACAATCCTTTTCAGGTATGAAGGTAGAGCAGATTACTGAAGAGGGCATTATTTTATCGTTAGAGGGCGAGTCATTTAAAATAGGCGTTCTGCGAGATTGGTATTCACCAAGGTAG
- a CDS encoding ExeA family protein gives MSERHKEALAHLLYGVSGQGGFVVLTGEVGTGKTTVCRCFLQQVPDNTDVAFIVNPKLSARELLANICDEFGIQHPHSASIKIYNDLISHYLLQAHSEGRHTVLVIDEAQNLRIDVLEQLRLLTNLETSEKKLLQIILLGQPELQDMLAQKELRQLAQRITARYHLKALNKEEVTAYIRYRLAVAGQKQDLFKPGAIKTIYRKSGGIPRLINLVCDRALLGAYSQSATVVDAKNIKQAFNEIGAEQKKNVLSIIPKWVVTGAGMGAVFGALLIFLVAGFLGKDKELYSDRLSDGDASNQDIAQTNSALDDASNTTALQAAEYSERCVEGDDSCDTGTEGAHVPRPLNSSFGTVNRSGFDPKKRYGTDYVGSLKYTAPPFNNKLTAYQAVLSVWGVNYTQHKSKLVCEFAELQGLGCLHKQGNWRGLLQINRPTVMKLSNQKGQPFYIGLLAIEGDYAKVAIGNKTIWTSLDAIDQQWYGDYSVIWKLPPYKSRVITPGTVNDPDKWLNSNITNVKASQASQKGAETAVGLSDNSPIQEKIQWFQRSEGLTPDGIAGALTLIHLNNYINPDIPTLVRKSVQPGSPRS, from the coding sequence ATGAGTGAGCGCCATAAAGAGGCGCTGGCACATCTGTTGTACGGCGTATCTGGGCAAGGGGGCTTTGTCGTACTGACTGGTGAAGTAGGTACAGGAAAAACAACGGTCTGCCGTTGCTTTCTGCAGCAGGTTCCTGACAACACTGATGTTGCATTTATAGTAAACCCCAAACTTTCTGCGCGAGAACTTCTTGCCAATATCTGTGACGAATTCGGAATTCAGCACCCCCATAGTGCGTCAATTAAAATCTATAACGACTTGATTAGCCACTACCTTTTGCAAGCACATTCTGAGGGACGTCATACGGTGCTCGTTATCGATGAAGCACAAAACTTGCGCATCGATGTGCTTGAACAGCTGCGGCTGCTAACGAATCTAGAAACGTCAGAAAAGAAGTTGCTCCAAATTATCTTGTTAGGTCAGCCCGAATTACAGGATATGCTTGCCCAGAAAGAGCTTCGTCAGCTTGCTCAACGTATAACGGCACGGTACCACCTTAAGGCATTAAACAAAGAAGAGGTTACTGCTTATATACGTTACAGACTCGCGGTTGCAGGTCAAAAACAAGATCTCTTTAAGCCAGGAGCAATTAAAACGATATACCGTAAAAGTGGCGGTATCCCCAGATTAATTAATCTCGTCTGTGACAGAGCGCTGCTTGGTGCATACTCTCAAAGTGCCACTGTCGTCGATGCCAAGAATATTAAGCAGGCTTTTAATGAGATCGGCGCAGAACAGAAAAAAAACGTCCTTTCAATTATTCCAAAATGGGTGGTAACAGGCGCGGGTATGGGGGCTGTATTTGGAGCGCTACTCATATTTCTAGTCGCGGGTTTTCTGGGCAAGGATAAGGAACTTTACTCTGACCGCCTGTCTGATGGTGATGCTTCTAATCAGGATATAGCTCAAACCAATAGCGCTTTGGATGATGCTAGCAACACAACAGCTCTTCAAGCAGCGGAATACTCTGAACGCTGTGTTGAAGGAGATGATAGTTGCGATACTGGCACCGAAGGCGCTCACGTGCCCCGGCCGCTGAATAGCAGCTTTGGTACTGTAAACAGGTCAGGGTTCGACCCCAAAAAACGTTATGGTACTGATTACGTTGGCAGTCTTAAATATACTGCCCCGCCGTTTAATAACAAGTTAACGGCATACCAGGCAGTGCTTTCGGTATGGGGCGTTAACTATACCCAGCACAAGAGCAAGTTAGTGTGCGAGTTTGCAGAGTTACAGGGCCTTGGTTGCCTCCATAAGCAAGGAAACTGGAGGGGGTTGCTGCAAATAAACAGGCCTACAGTGATGAAACTTTCGAACCAGAAAGGTCAGCCATTTTACATTGGCCTGCTTGCTATTGAGGGTGATTACGCCAAAGTTGCTATAGGAAACAAAACTATCTGGACGTCGTTAGATGCGATAGACCAGCAATGGTACGGGGATTATTCAGTTATTTGGAAGCTCCCTCCTTACAAGTCGAGAGTGATAACCCCTGGCACTGTAAATGACCCTGATAAATGGCTGAATAGCAATATTACCAATGTTAAAGCGTCTCAGGCCTCGCAAAAAGGAGCGGAAACAGCTGTTGGTTTAAGTGACAACTCACCAATCCAGGAAAAGATACAATGGTTTCAACGGTCTGAAGGCTTGACCCCTGATGGGATTGCCGGCGCGCTGACGCTTATTCACCTAAATAATTACATTAATCCTGATATTCCAACACTGGTTAGGAAATCGGTACAACCAGGATCGCCAAGATCTTAG
- a CDS encoding DUF3336 domain-containing protein has protein sequence MINKAKKYKKMMLEARDYESWKGAALELDYIDRNVEWKEAFASDLYNYELIYDRLSQLRECSQKKDHDLMIRALREGLHHDLGNMGNSELYNRSNIGTKHLIEEYINQVCESLNYICDNEIKELPSKKKLDFFKDTLLSYGRPALLLSGGASLGMFHIGVIKALWERGLLPQVVAGSSVGSIMAAMLGTHTDAELPEMLDPNRHNLKAWKWLGIMSGLKGQGFMDQKQLESCLRANIGEYSFQEAYERTGRSINITVSPVHEHQKERLLSGFTSPYLSVWSASLASCSVPGIFPPVKLMKKDVDGNLVPYMSGLRWVDGSVVSDLPVERLMHLYDVNFSIVSQTNPHIVPFMAMNRKRKLTGPLSLPARVLKSEIQFHGKATFDYLRNSVDNELFRQVSGHMYSIMAQNYYGDVTVSPHYSWRHYMSILRNPSPDLVKELILAGEKATWPKLAMIRTHAKISQTLENCISRLKVKANRSRADLRVIANNG, from the coding sequence ATGATCAATAAAGCTAAAAAATATAAAAAGATGATGCTTGAAGCCCGAGACTATGAGTCTTGGAAAGGTGCGGCTCTGGAACTTGATTATATCGACCGGAATGTTGAGTGGAAGGAGGCTTTTGCCTCTGATTTATACAACTACGAATTAATTTATGATCGCCTTAGCCAGCTACGTGAATGTAGCCAGAAAAAAGATCACGACCTAATGATCCGCGCACTCAGAGAAGGGTTGCATCACGATTTAGGAAATATGGGCAACAGCGAATTATACAATCGCAGTAACATTGGTACTAAACATCTCATTGAGGAGTATATTAACCAGGTATGTGAATCGCTCAACTATATTTGCGATAACGAGATTAAAGAACTTCCTAGTAAGAAGAAACTCGACTTCTTTAAAGACACTCTCCTCAGTTACGGTCGTCCAGCGCTATTACTTAGCGGCGGGGCCTCATTGGGTATGTTTCATATAGGGGTAATCAAGGCGCTATGGGAGAGGGGCTTGTTGCCGCAGGTTGTTGCTGGCTCAAGTGTTGGGTCAATTATGGCTGCAATGTTGGGCACGCACACCGATGCAGAGCTACCAGAAATGCTTGACCCTAACCGTCATAATCTCAAGGCCTGGAAATGGCTAGGGATAATGAGTGGCTTGAAAGGTCAGGGCTTTATGGATCAAAAACAGCTTGAAAGCTGTTTGAGAGCCAATATTGGTGAATACTCATTTCAGGAGGCGTACGAACGAACAGGAAGAAGCATCAATATTACTGTTTCACCCGTACACGAACATCAAAAAGAGCGTTTATTAAGCGGGTTTACATCACCATACTTGTCCGTATGGAGCGCAAGTTTGGCATCTTGTTCGGTGCCGGGGATATTTCCTCCTGTTAAGCTGATGAAAAAGGATGTTGATGGCAATCTGGTGCCGTATATGTCAGGGCTTCGTTGGGTGGACGGCTCTGTAGTAAGTGATTTACCGGTTGAAAGACTGATGCACTTGTATGATGTAAACTTTTCCATCGTAAGCCAGACCAATCCGCATATCGTTCCTTTTATGGCGATGAATAGAAAGAGAAAGCTAACTGGGCCACTTTCGTTACCGGCTCGAGTCTTAAAGTCTGAAATTCAATTTCATGGAAAGGCAACTTTTGATTACCTAAGAAATAGTGTCGATAACGAGTTGTTCAGGCAAGTCTCCGGGCATATGTATTCTATTATGGCGCAGAACTATTATGGCGATGTAACGGTTTCGCCTCATTACAGTTGGCGGCACTACATGAGTATTTTACGTAACCCTTCGCCTGACTTGGTTAAAGAACTTATTCTGGCTGGCGAAAAAGCAACATGGCCGAAGCTAGCCATGATCAGAACGCATGCCAAAATTAGCCAGACACTTGAAAACTGTATATCAAGGCTAAAAGTTAAAGCGAATAGATCGAGGGCAGATTTACGGGTCATTGCTAATAACGGCTAG
- a CDS encoding MlaA family lipoprotein, whose translation MRKLVISFFLLLLLPFSGTAAVNENAYGAENPVDVDPWEGFNRAIFSFNETLDEYLFRPVAVGYKTITPSIIDKGITNFFGNISDVVSISNSLFQAKGGQAIEMTTRVIFNTTFGLAGFFDVSTSFGLEKKKEDFGQTLAVWGVGAGPYVVLPFLGPSTVRDTSGVVVDIFLDPQYYQSESLGAFVAKKAIWFIDLRADLLASENLIMGDKYTFIRNAYIQHRDFLINDGVVDDPFADESFDDFEDF comes from the coding sequence ATGCGTAAGTTGGTTATTAGTTTTTTTCTGTTGCTATTACTCCCTTTCAGTGGAACTGCTGCGGTAAATGAAAATGCGTATGGCGCAGAAAATCCGGTAGATGTAGACCCTTGGGAAGGATTTAATCGAGCCATCTTTTCATTTAATGAGACACTTGATGAGTATTTGTTTAGGCCTGTAGCCGTTGGTTATAAAACCATTACCCCGTCAATTATTGATAAAGGAATTACCAATTTTTTTGGCAATATTTCTGATGTCGTGAGTATCAGCAACTCGCTTTTCCAAGCCAAAGGCGGGCAGGCAATTGAAATGACAACACGGGTAATCTTTAATACCACGTTTGGTCTCGCCGGGTTTTTTGATGTATCAACCAGCTTTGGTTTGGAAAAGAAAAAAGAAGACTTTGGCCAGACCCTTGCCGTTTGGGGCGTAGGGGCAGGCCCTTATGTTGTCTTGCCCTTTCTTGGCCCGTCTACTGTTAGAGATACAAGCGGTGTTGTGGTTGATATCTTTCTGGATCCACAATACTACCAGTCTGAATCATTGGGCGCTTTTGTCGCAAAGAAAGCTATTTGGTTCATCGATCTTCGCGCTGACTTACTCGCGTCTGAAAACCTTATAATGGGCGACAAATATACGTTTATTCGAAACGCTTATATTCAGCACAGGGATTTTCTGATCAATGACGGTGTCGTTGATGACCCGTTCGCTGATGAAAGCTTTGATGACTTTGAAGATTTTTAA
- a CDS encoding beta-ketoacyl-ACP synthase III — MIKAAISGTGLYTPPESISNEELVEAFNQYVANFNEQHSSDISDGIIEPLQASSAEFIEKASGIKNRRVINKSGILDPSRMKPFIAERSNDEPSIQCDMAVAAAKEALSQAGKQESDIDAVIIACSNMPRAYPALSVEVQSRLGIDGFAYDMNVACSSATFGLQAAVNAVENGTARAVLVISPEICTAHLNFRDRDSHFIFGDACTAIVVERMEDASGDNIYEVIGTKLKTVFSNNIRNNFGFLNRCDESGVDKPDKLFIQQGRKVFKEVVPMVASIISDHLKENDLSPEQLKRMWLHQANLSMNKLISKKVLGRDPNTLEAPVILDEYANTSSAGSVIAFHKYKDDIEKGNIGVICSFGAGYSVGSVLLRKC; from the coding sequence GTGATTAAAGCGGCAATCAGTGGTACAGGACTCTACACCCCTCCAGAATCTATTTCTAACGAAGAGCTAGTCGAGGCGTTTAATCAGTATGTTGCAAACTTTAATGAGCAGCATTCTTCAGATATTTCAGATGGAATTATCGAGCCTTTACAGGCCTCATCAGCTGAGTTTATTGAGAAAGCATCCGGCATTAAAAACAGACGAGTGATCAATAAGTCTGGCATTCTTGATCCTTCGCGAATGAAGCCTTTCATTGCAGAACGAAGTAATGATGAGCCAAGCATCCAGTGTGACATGGCTGTTGCAGCAGCAAAAGAAGCGCTCTCCCAGGCGGGTAAACAGGAGTCTGATATTGATGCGGTGATCATCGCATGCTCAAATATGCCAAGAGCCTATCCAGCGCTATCGGTTGAAGTTCAAAGTCGGCTGGGTATCGATGGTTTTGCGTATGATATGAATGTTGCTTGCTCGTCTGCGACGTTTGGCCTCCAGGCGGCAGTCAATGCGGTAGAAAACGGGACTGCCCGCGCGGTGTTGGTTATTAGTCCGGAAATCTGTACGGCACATTTAAACTTTAGAGATCGTGATAGTCATTTTATTTTTGGTGACGCCTGTACAGCAATTGTAGTAGAGCGCATGGAGGATGCATCAGGCGACAATATTTATGAGGTTATTGGAACTAAATTGAAAACGGTGTTCTCTAATAACATCAGGAATAACTTTGGCTTTTTAAACCGTTGCGATGAGTCTGGCGTCGACAAACCCGACAAGCTATTCATCCAGCAGGGCCGGAAGGTCTTTAAAGAAGTCGTGCCTATGGTTGCATCAATTATTAGTGACCACTTAAAAGAAAATGACTTGTCACCTGAGCAACTTAAAAGAATGTGGCTACACCAGGCAAACTTGAGCATGAACAAGCTGATCTCCAAAAAGGTATTGGGGCGTGACCCTAACACTCTTGAAGCGCCGGTTATTCTTGATGAGTATGCCAATACCAGCTCAGCAGGGTCAGTTATTGCGTTTCATAAATATAAAGATGATATTGAAAAGGGAAATATCGGTGTTATCTGTTCCTTTGGCGCAGGTTATTCGGTAGGCAGTGTGTTACTGCGAAAGTGCTAG
- the hrpA gene encoding ATP-dependent RNA helicase HrpA — protein MTVNRQKIIREQLTDCLIKDQAYIRRRLRKVDQIKDLAKKDKAFDELQSKVERSKARVIARQNAVPEICYPPELPVSQKSDEIAAAIKDHQVVVVAGETGSGKTTQIPKICMQLGRGVKGIIGHTQPRRLAARSVSMRIAEEVGCELGGVIGYQVRFNDQVSDNTLVKLMTDGILLAEIQRDRFLNAYDTIIIDEAHERSLNIDFLLGYLKRLLPKRPDLKVIITSATIDVERFSKHFNNAPVIEVSGRTYSVETRYRPLYESDDGDEERTLNDGVLQAVLEIIDEEKITKKPLGDILVFLPGEREIRDLAKYLRDYDIKDTEVLPLYARLGAADQLRVFKPHRGRRIVLSTNVAETSITVPGIRYVIDPGTARISRYSYRSKIQRLPVEPVSQASSNQRKGRCGRVAEGICYRLYSEEDFNNRPEFTDAEILRTNLASVILKMIDLGFGQIDQFPFVDSPDKRLINDGFKLLFELGAVDAKRDMTEQGKMLAKIPVDPRIGRMLIEANKQGSLSEALIITSALSIQDPRERPAEKKQAADQAHAAYKDPDSDFVAFVNLWNSFEQERQALSSNQLKKHCIKNYLSFMRMREWREVHRQLHLICKELKFKENPVAANYESIHRALLSGLLNNIGEKDEKKEYKGARNRHFNIFPGSACYKKPPKWVVSAELVETSQVFARVNAKIEPQWVEPLAVHIAKCSHFEPHWEQKRAQVVAYERVSLYGLDIVPRRKIHYGVIDPAISRELFIRHALVQGEFRSKAPFLRENRELIEQVDELETRIRKKDILVDDDTLFDFYAERIPENIISGRHFESWWKKLDQSALSELLLTKDFLMKREASEVNELNYPNAIQLNNINFKLNYNFKPGQEGDGVSIVVPKGAVRQLPLNRLEWLVPGLLREKCIQLVKSLPRSIRKQFVPVPDYVDKALEHIQPSNEPVTRVLGQQLTRMTGVKIPEESWNSEGVDDHLKFNVQVVDDKGNVDQESRDVLGLMEQFKDVDYNMAAGNEKDQKQYQTEFTDWGFGELELSKEVDQGGIKLSLIPCLEDQGRCVKLALSNDRLTADRRTRKAIARLSLLALPEQVKFTLSKLPKMQQTGLLFAPYVKATDLADDLLMGSIIQLLSNREIPRTSAQFDSWLTDCRSALFDHTSELALLLNNIAQQHHQLMKQLKGKINLALAHSMADLKFQLSNLVYKGFISDTPQEWLQHYPRYLQAASDRLEKMPREMGNERAFLTTIEGCWEQYNNLRQQHEQQGIFDIELQNYRWMMEELRVSWFSQKLGTAMTISEKRLNKQWGLVKK, from the coding sequence ATGACTGTAAATAGACAGAAAATAATTAGAGAACAACTCACCGATTGCCTTATCAAAGATCAGGCATATATACGTCGACGCCTTCGAAAAGTTGATCAAATCAAAGATTTGGCAAAAAAAGATAAGGCGTTTGATGAGTTGCAGTCAAAGGTCGAGAGATCCAAAGCGCGAGTCATTGCGAGACAGAATGCAGTTCCAGAAATATGCTACCCACCAGAGCTACCAGTAAGTCAAAAAAGTGACGAAATAGCAGCCGCGATTAAGGATCACCAGGTTGTGGTTGTGGCCGGTGAAACTGGTTCGGGTAAAACAACACAGATCCCCAAAATCTGTATGCAGTTGGGTAGAGGGGTTAAAGGTATTATCGGACATACCCAGCCTCGCCGCCTGGCTGCTCGATCAGTCTCAATGCGGATTGCAGAAGAAGTTGGATGTGAATTAGGTGGTGTTATTGGTTATCAGGTGCGCTTCAACGATCAAGTGTCTGATAATACTCTCGTCAAGCTAATGACAGATGGTATCTTACTGGCGGAGATTCAACGAGACCGTTTTCTAAATGCCTATGACACCATTATTATTGATGAGGCCCACGAACGAAGCCTCAATATAGATTTTTTATTGGGCTATCTAAAGCGTTTGTTGCCCAAACGACCGGATTTAAAAGTCATTATTACCTCTGCAACCATTGATGTAGAGCGTTTTTCAAAGCATTTTAATAATGCGCCAGTGATAGAAGTAAGCGGCAGAACGTATAGCGTTGAAACGCGATATAGGCCGCTTTATGAAAGTGATGATGGAGACGAAGAACGAACCCTTAATGACGGTGTTTTGCAGGCCGTTTTAGAAATAATAGACGAAGAGAAAATAACTAAAAAGCCGTTGGGCGACATTCTGGTTTTTTTGCCGGGTGAACGAGAAATACGGGATTTGGCAAAATACCTGCGAGATTACGATATAAAGGATACAGAAGTACTCCCTTTATATGCGCGGCTGGGCGCGGCTGATCAATTGAGAGTATTTAAGCCGCATCGTGGGCGCCGTATTGTTCTGTCAACCAATGTCGCAGAAACATCGATCACCGTGCCGGGTATTCGTTATGTGATTGACCCTGGCACCGCACGCATCAGTCGTTATAGTTATCGCTCAAAGATTCAGCGCTTACCCGTCGAGCCAGTGTCTCAGGCCAGTTCTAACCAGAGGAAAGGACGCTGTGGGCGAGTTGCAGAAGGCATCTGCTACCGGCTTTATAGCGAGGAAGACTTTAACAATCGCCCAGAGTTTACCGACGCCGAAATTTTAAGAACCAATCTGGCCTCCGTTATTCTTAAAATGATTGATTTAGGCTTTGGCCAAATTGACCAGTTTCCGTTTGTAGACAGCCCTGACAAACGACTCATTAACGATGGCTTTAAACTTCTGTTTGAGCTTGGTGCTGTTGATGCTAAAAGAGATATGACTGAGCAAGGGAAAATGCTCGCCAAAATTCCCGTTGATCCGAGAATTGGTCGTATGTTGATCGAGGCGAACAAGCAGGGTAGCCTTAGTGAGGCGCTTATTATCACAAGTGCTCTGAGCATACAGGATCCAAGAGAACGTCCGGCGGAAAAGAAACAGGCCGCGGATCAAGCCCATGCCGCCTACAAAGATCCAGATTCTGACTTTGTTGCATTTGTAAATTTGTGGAATAGTTTTGAGCAAGAACGGCAAGCGTTATCCAGTAACCAGTTAAAAAAGCATTGCATAAAAAACTATTTGTCTTTTATGAGAATGCGAGAGTGGCGTGAGGTTCACAGGCAGCTCCACCTGATATGTAAGGAGCTTAAATTTAAAGAAAACCCGGTTGCTGCGAATTATGAATCAATACACCGCGCTTTGCTCTCAGGACTCTTGAATAACATTGGTGAGAAAGACGAAAAAAAGGAGTACAAAGGGGCTCGTAACCGACACTTTAATATATTTCCAGGGTCGGCGTGTTATAAAAAGCCGCCTAAGTGGGTTGTTAGTGCTGAGCTGGTCGAAACCTCTCAGGTATTCGCCCGCGTTAACGCAAAAATAGAGCCCCAGTGGGTCGAGCCGCTGGCGGTACATATTGCTAAGTGTTCTCACTTTGAGCCGCACTGGGAGCAGAAAAGAGCTCAGGTGGTAGCTTATGAGCGGGTTTCTCTATATGGGCTTGATATTGTACCTAGACGAAAAATCCACTATGGCGTTATTGACCCGGCCATTTCTCGTGAGCTGTTTATTCGTCATGCGCTGGTTCAGGGTGAGTTTCGCTCTAAGGCGCCATTCTTGCGTGAAAACCGCGAACTTATCGAACAGGTTGACGAGCTTGAAACGCGTATTCGAAAGAAAGATATTCTAGTTGACGATGATACCCTTTTCGATTTTTACGCCGAAAGAATACCTGAGAATATTATAAGTGGACGCCATTTTGAGTCATGGTGGAAAAAACTTGATCAATCAGCGTTGTCTGAATTACTACTGACAAAAGACTTCTTAATGAAGAGGGAGGCATCGGAGGTCAACGAGTTGAACTACCCGAATGCCATTCAGTTAAATAATATCAATTTTAAGCTTAACTATAACTTTAAGCCAGGCCAGGAAGGTGACGGTGTTTCGATTGTTGTTCCGAAAGGGGCTGTAAGGCAGCTTCCTTTAAACAGGCTTGAATGGCTCGTGCCAGGGCTGTTAAGGGAGAAATGCATCCAGCTGGTTAAGTCGCTGCCAAGAAGCATTCGCAAGCAATTTGTACCGGTTCCTGACTATGTTGATAAGGCGCTAGAACATATTCAGCCGAGTAATGAGCCTGTGACAAGGGTTCTAGGACAGCAATTAACTCGCATGACCGGGGTTAAGATACCAGAAGAGAGCTGGAATTCTGAAGGGGTGGATGATCATCTGAAATTTAATGTTCAGGTTGTTGATGACAAAGGGAATGTTGACCAGGAAAGTCGCGATGTGCTGGGCTTGATGGAGCAGTTCAAAGATGTTGACTACAACATGGCTGCCGGGAATGAAAAAGACCAAAAGCAGTACCAGACTGAATTTACTGACTGGGGTTTTGGTGAGTTGGAGCTTAGCAAGGAAGTAGACCAGGGAGGAATTAAATTAAGCCTTATTCCTTGTCTGGAAGATCAAGGCCGCTGCGTTAAGCTCGCCCTTTCAAATGATCGGTTGACCGCTGATAGACGCACTCGCAAAGCGATTGCTCGATTGAGTTTGCTGGCACTCCCAGAGCAGGTGAAATTTACCCTCAGCAAGCTCCCGAAAATGCAGCAAACAGGCTTATTGTTTGCGCCCTACGTCAAAGCCACTGATCTTGCAGATGACTTGCTAATGGGTAGCATAATTCAGCTATTGTCTAACCGTGAAATACCCCGTACCTCAGCACAGTTTGATAGCTGGCTCACCGATTGTCGGTCTGCCTTGTTTGATCACACCAGCGAGTTAGCGTTGTTGCTTAATAATATTGCACAGCAGCACCATCAGTTAATGAAACAGCTTAAGGGCAAGATAAACCTGGCACTGGCTCACTCAATGGCTGACCTAAAGTTTCAGCTGAGTAACTTGGTCTATAAAGGTTTTATTTCTGATACACCACAAGAGTGGCTGCAACATTACCCACGATATTTACAGGCAGCCAGCGACCGTTTGGAGAAAATGCCGCGAGAAATGGGAAATGAGAGGGCATTTTTAACCACTATTGAGGGATGTTGGGAGCAGTACAACAATCTTAGACAGCAACATGAGCAGCAAGGGATTTTTGATATTGAACTTCAAAATTATCGATGGATGATGGAAGAGCTTAGGGTATCCTGGTTTTCCCAAAAGCTAGGGACGGCTATGACTATTTCGGAAAAACGTTTGAATAAACAGTGGGGCCTTGTCAAAAAGTAG